The following coding sequences lie in one Streptomyces sp. NBC_00510 genomic window:
- a CDS encoding histidinol-phosphate transaminase, with the protein MTGIDDLPIRDELRGMSPYGAPQLDVPVRLNTNENPYPLPEALVERIAERVREAARDLNRYPDRDAVELRTELAGYLTRTAGHEVGLANVWAANGSNEVIQQLLQTFGGPGRTAIGFEPSYSMHGLISRGTGTGWISGPRREDFTIDVAAAARVIAEQRPNVVFITSPNNPTGTAVAADTVVALYEAAQAARPALVVVDEAYGEFSHGPSLLPLIEGRPNMVVSRTMSKAFGAAGLRLGYLAADPAVVDAVQLVRLPYHLSAVTQATALAALEHTDTLLGYVEQLKAERDRLVGELRAIGCEVTDSDANFVQFGRFEDSHRAWQAILDRGVLVRDNGVPGWLRVTAGTPAENDAFLEAVRELKKEQ; encoded by the coding sequence GTGACCGGCATCGACGACCTGCCCATCCGGGACGAACTGCGCGGCATGTCCCCCTACGGCGCCCCGCAACTCGACGTCCCCGTACGCCTGAACACCAACGAGAACCCCTACCCGCTGCCCGAGGCGTTGGTCGAGCGGATCGCCGAGCGGGTCCGCGAGGCCGCCCGCGACCTCAACCGCTACCCCGACCGGGACGCGGTGGAGCTCCGCACCGAACTGGCCGGGTACCTGACCCGCACCGCGGGCCACGAGGTGGGACTCGCCAACGTGTGGGCCGCCAACGGCTCCAACGAGGTCATCCAGCAACTGCTGCAGACCTTCGGCGGCCCCGGGCGCACCGCGATCGGCTTCGAGCCCTCGTACTCCATGCACGGGCTGATCTCCCGTGGCACCGGCACCGGCTGGATCTCCGGCCCGCGCCGCGAGGACTTCACCATCGACGTGGCCGCCGCCGCGCGGGTCATCGCCGAGCAGCGGCCGAACGTGGTCTTCATCACCTCGCCCAACAACCCGACCGGGACCGCCGTCGCCGCCGACACCGTCGTGGCGCTGTACGAGGCCGCCCAGGCCGCCCGTCCCGCCCTGGTGGTGGTCGACGAGGCGTACGGCGAGTTCAGCCACGGCCCGTCCCTGCTGCCGCTGATCGAGGGCCGCCCCAACATGGTGGTCAGCCGCACCATGTCGAAGGCCTTCGGCGCGGCCGGCCTGCGGCTGGGCTACCTCGCCGCCGACCCGGCGGTGGTGGACGCCGTCCAGCTGGTGCGGCTGCCGTACCACCTGTCGGCCGTCACCCAGGCCACCGCGCTGGCCGCCCTGGAGCACACCGATACGCTGCTGGGGTACGTCGAGCAGCTGAAGGCCGAGCGGGACCGCCTGGTCGGCGAGCTGAGGGCGATCGGCTGCGAGGTCACCGACTCCGACGCCAACTTCGTCCAGTTCGGCCGCTTCGAGGACAGCCACCGCGCCTGGCAGGCGATCCTCGACCGCGGCGTGCTCGTCCGCGACAACGGCGTACCGGGCTGGCTGCGGGTCACCGCGGGCACCCCGGCCGAGAACGACGCGTTCCTCGAAGCGGTACGCGAGCTGAAGAAGGAGCAGTAA
- the hisB gene encoding imidazoleglycerol-phosphate dehydratase HisB, with the protein MTRVGRVERTTKETSVVVELDLDGTGRTEISTGVGFYDHMLDQLGRHGLFDLTVKTEGDLHIDTHHTIEDTALALGAAFKQALGDKVGIYRFGNCTVPLDESLAQVTVDLSGRPYLVHTEPENMAPMIGSYDTTMTRHILESFVAQAQIALHVHVPYGRNAHHIVECQFKALARALRYASERDPRAAGILPSTKGAL; encoded by the coding sequence ATGACCCGCGTCGGCCGCGTGGAGCGCACGACCAAGGAGACGTCCGTCGTCGTCGAACTCGACCTCGACGGCACCGGCAGGACCGAGATCTCCACCGGAGTCGGCTTCTACGACCACATGCTCGACCAGCTCGGCCGCCACGGCCTCTTCGACCTCACGGTCAAGACCGAGGGCGACCTGCACATCGACACCCACCACACCATCGAGGACACCGCCCTCGCGCTGGGCGCCGCCTTCAAGCAGGCGCTCGGCGACAAGGTGGGCATCTACCGCTTCGGCAACTGCACCGTGCCGCTGGACGAGTCCCTCGCCCAGGTCACCGTCGACCTGTCGGGCCGCCCGTACCTGGTGCACACCGAACCCGAGAACATGGCGCCGATGATCGGCTCCTACGACACGACGATGACCCGGCACATCCTGGAGTCCTTCGTCGCCCAGGCGCAGATCGCGCTGCACGTCCACGTGCCGTACGGGCGCAACGCCCACCACATCGTGGAGTGCCAGTTCAAAGCGCTGGCCCGGGCCCTGCGCTACGCCTCCGAGCGCGACCCGCGCGCCGCGGGCATCCTCCCGTCGACGAAGGGCGCCCTCTGA
- the hisH gene encoding imidazole glycerol phosphate synthase subunit HisH, translating to MSKAAKKVVVLDYGFGNVRSAERALARVGADVEITADFDRAMNADGLLVPGVGAFAACMAGLKAVRGEWIIGRRLSGGRPVMGICVGMQILFEKGVEHGVTTEGCEEWPGTVEPLRAPVVPHMGWNTVKAPEDSRLFAGLDADARFYFVHSYAVRSWELETANPGIRVPKVTWATHGEPFVAAVENGPLWATQFHPEKSGDAGAQLLTNWLDTFKD from the coding sequence ATGAGCAAGGCCGCCAAGAAGGTCGTGGTCCTCGACTACGGCTTCGGCAACGTCCGTTCCGCCGAGCGCGCGCTCGCCCGGGTCGGCGCGGACGTGGAGATCACCGCCGACTTCGACAGGGCCATGAACGCCGACGGGCTGCTCGTCCCCGGTGTCGGCGCCTTCGCCGCCTGCATGGCGGGGCTGAAGGCGGTGCGCGGTGAGTGGATCATCGGCCGCCGGCTGTCGGGCGGCAGGCCCGTGATGGGCATCTGCGTCGGCATGCAGATCCTCTTCGAGAAGGGCGTCGAGCACGGCGTCACCACGGAGGGCTGCGAGGAGTGGCCCGGCACCGTGGAGCCGCTGCGCGCACCGGTCGTGCCGCACATGGGCTGGAACACCGTCAAGGCGCCCGAGGACTCCCGGCTGTTCGCGGGCCTGGACGCCGACGCCCGCTTCTACTTCGTGCACTCCTACGCGGTGCGCAGCTGGGAGCTGGAGACCGCCAACCCCGGCATCCGGGTCCCGAAGGTCACCTGGGCCACGCACGGCGAGCCCTTCGTCGCGGCGGTGGAGAACGGTCCGCTGTGGGCCACCCAGTTCCATCCGGAGAAGTCCGGCGACGCCGGCGCCCAGCTGCTGACCAACTGGCTCGACACCTTCAAGGACTAG
- the priA gene encoding bifunctional 1-(5-phosphoribosyl)-5-((5-phosphoribosylamino)methylideneamino)imidazole-4-carboxamide isomerase/phosphoribosylanthranilate isomerase PriA, producing the protein MSTTHRLELLPAVDVRDGQAVRLVHGESGSETSYGDPMAAALAWQQAGAEWLHLVDLDAAFGTGDNRGQIAEVARSMDIKVELSGGIRDDGTLAAALATGCTRVNLGTAALETPEWVAKVIAEHGDRIAVGLDVRGTTLRGRGWTRDGGDLYETLARLDSEGCARYVVTDINKDGTLQGPNVELLRNVCAATDRPVVASGGVSSLDDLRVLATLVPEGVEGAIVGKALYAKAFTLEEALEAVSR; encoded by the coding sequence ATGAGCACGACGCACCGCCTCGAACTCCTTCCAGCCGTCGACGTCCGCGACGGCCAGGCCGTCCGCCTCGTCCACGGCGAGTCCGGCTCCGAGACGTCCTACGGCGACCCGATGGCCGCCGCCCTGGCCTGGCAGCAGGCCGGTGCCGAATGGCTGCACCTGGTCGACCTGGACGCCGCCTTCGGCACCGGGGACAACCGGGGGCAGATCGCCGAGGTCGCCCGCTCCATGGACATCAAGGTCGAGCTGTCCGGCGGCATCCGCGACGACGGGACGCTGGCCGCGGCGCTCGCCACCGGCTGCACCCGGGTCAACCTCGGCACCGCCGCCCTGGAGACCCCGGAGTGGGTCGCCAAGGTCATCGCCGAGCACGGCGACCGGATCGCGGTCGGCCTGGACGTCCGCGGCACCACCCTGCGCGGCCGCGGCTGGACCCGCGACGGCGGCGACCTCTACGAGACGCTGGCCCGCCTCGACTCCGAGGGCTGCGCCCGCTACGTCGTCACCGACATCAACAAGGACGGCACCCTCCAGGGCCCCAACGTCGAGCTGCTCAGGAACGTGTGCGCCGCGACCGACCGGCCGGTGGTCGCCTCCGGCGGTGTCTCCTCCCTCGACGACCTGCGGGTCCTCGCGACTCTGGTCCCGGAGGGCGTCGAAGGCGCCATCGTGGGTAAGGCCCTGTACGCCAAGGCGTTCACCTTGGAAGAGGCTCTGGAGGCTGTGTCGCGATGA
- a CDS encoding RidA family protein: protein MTQTPAVRRVQSDSPWEEQFGFARGVEAGDRVLVGGTMPFVGAMLYGEGDPYEQAKTAFTNALGVLEEFGLGAESVVRTRMYLTHARDVDAVGRAHKEFFDAVRPTATVVVVSGFVDSRVLVEVELEAFRGA, encoded by the coding sequence ATGACCCAAACCCCTGCCGTACGGCGTGTGCAGAGCGACAGCCCCTGGGAGGAGCAGTTCGGTTTCGCACGTGGCGTCGAGGCGGGGGACCGGGTCCTCGTCGGCGGCACGATGCCGTTCGTCGGCGCCATGCTGTACGGCGAGGGCGACCCGTACGAGCAGGCCAAGACGGCGTTCACCAACGCGCTCGGCGTGCTGGAGGAGTTCGGCCTCGGCGCCGAATCGGTCGTCCGCACCCGCATGTACCTCACCCACGCCCGCGACGTGGACGCGGTGGGCCGGGCCCACAAGGAGTTCTTCGACGCCGTGCGACCCACCGCGACGGTGGTCGTCGTCTCCGGTTTCGTGGACTCCCGGGTCCTGGTCGAAGTCGAACTGGAAGCATTCCGAGGAGCTTGA
- the hisF gene encoding imidazole glycerol phosphate synthase subunit HisF — protein sequence MTLAVRVIPCLDVDNGRVVKGVNFRNLRDAGDPVEMAKLYDAEGADELTFLDITASSGNRETTYDVVRRTAEQVFIPLTVGGGVRSAEDVDKLLRAGADKVGVNTAAIARPELLREIAERFGRQVLVLSVDARRTDAGTPSGYEVTTHGGRQGTGIDAVEWAHRAAELGAGEILLNSMDADGTKDGYDTEMIAAVRKHVTVPVIASGGAGRLTDFPPAVAAGADAVLAASVFHFGDLRIGEVKRTLRDAGHPVR from the coding sequence ATGACCCTGGCGGTCCGAGTCATCCCCTGCCTGGACGTGGACAACGGCCGGGTCGTCAAGGGCGTCAACTTCCGGAACCTGCGGGACGCCGGCGACCCCGTCGAGATGGCCAAGCTGTACGACGCCGAGGGCGCCGACGAGCTGACCTTCCTCGACATCACCGCCTCCTCCGGCAACCGCGAGACGACCTACGACGTGGTGCGGCGCACCGCCGAGCAGGTCTTCATCCCGCTCACCGTCGGCGGCGGCGTGCGGTCCGCAGAGGACGTCGACAAGCTGCTGCGCGCCGGGGCCGACAAGGTGGGCGTCAACACCGCCGCGATCGCCCGTCCCGAGCTGCTGCGCGAGATCGCCGAGCGGTTCGGCCGCCAGGTGCTGGTGCTGTCCGTGGACGCCCGCCGCACCGACGCCGGGACGCCGTCCGGCTACGAGGTGACCACGCACGGCGGCCGCCAGGGCACCGGCATCGACGCCGTGGAGTGGGCGCACCGCGCGGCCGAACTGGGTGCCGGCGAGATCCTGCTCAACTCGATGGACGCCGACGGCACCAAGGACGGCTACGACACGGAGATGATCGCCGCCGTCCGCAAGCACGTCACCGTCCCCGTCATCGCCTCCGGCGGCGCGGGCCGCCTCACCGACTTCCCCCCGGCCGTCGCCGCCGGCGCCGACGCCGTCCTGGCCGCCTCCGTCTTCCACTTCGGCGACCTGCGCATCGGCGAGGTCAAGCGGACCCTCCGGGACGCCGGGCACCCGGTGCGCTAG
- a CDS encoding MFS transporter gives MPYLKLLRRPHVGRLLSGSLVGRLPTAMAALAIALALRAAGADYRLVGAAGGIYAVSGAIGGPLLGRWADRLGQPRVLIVSALVSAGGFAALAAAPGSTVVAVLGPAVAGAASPPLEPCLRALWPDLVEPDELESAYAVDAGAQELVFIAGPLLVGGLAVLGPARLALLAAAVLGVVGALSVATSAPSRAWASATRSVDWLGPLRNRALVVLLCALAGCGWALGTFNVFAVAYAERHPLPGGAGTLLALNSTGALIGALLIAVLPWRADAATKAAVTGAGMAVTFWPFALVPGPLPMVPAALLSGVFFAPLLTVVFGLTGELAPAGTVTEAFAWLVTLVTTGIAGGSAVSGLILADGSLAAAAVSAASGVTLTALTLAAARPLLARDRVTVRAAG, from the coding sequence GTGCCGTACCTGAAGCTGCTCCGCCGGCCCCATGTGGGCCGGTTGCTGTCCGGTTCGCTCGTCGGACGGCTGCCGACCGCGATGGCGGCCCTGGCCATCGCGCTGGCGCTCCGCGCGGCCGGCGCGGACTACCGGCTGGTGGGCGCCGCCGGGGGCATCTACGCGGTGTCCGGAGCGATCGGCGGGCCACTGCTCGGACGGTGGGCGGACCGGCTGGGCCAGCCGCGCGTGCTGATCGTCTCGGCGCTGGTCTCGGCCGGCGGCTTCGCCGCGCTGGCCGCCGCACCGGGCAGCACGGTGGTGGCCGTGCTCGGCCCGGCCGTCGCCGGGGCCGCCTCGCCGCCGCTGGAGCCGTGCCTGCGGGCGCTCTGGCCCGACCTGGTCGAGCCGGACGAACTGGAGTCGGCGTACGCCGTGGACGCCGGCGCGCAGGAACTGGTCTTCATCGCCGGCCCGCTGCTGGTCGGCGGGCTGGCGGTGCTCGGCCCGGCCCGGCTGGCGCTGCTGGCCGCGGCCGTCCTCGGGGTGGTGGGTGCGCTCTCCGTCGCGACCTCCGCGCCCTCCCGTGCCTGGGCCTCCGCCACCCGTTCCGTCGACTGGCTGGGTCCGCTGCGCAACCGGGCCCTCGTGGTGCTGCTGTGCGCGCTGGCCGGATGCGGCTGGGCCCTGGGCACGTTCAACGTCTTCGCCGTCGCCTACGCCGAGCGCCACCCGCTGCCCGGCGGCGCCGGCACCCTGCTGGCGCTGAACTCCACCGGCGCCCTGATCGGCGCCCTGCTGATCGCCGTCCTGCCCTGGCGGGCGGACGCGGCCACCAAGGCGGCCGTCACCGGTGCCGGGATGGCCGTCACCTTCTGGCCCTTCGCCTTGGTCCCCGGCCCGCTGCCGATGGTGCCGGCCGCCCTGCTGAGCGGGGTGTTCTTCGCGCCGCTGCTCACCGTGGTCTTCGGGCTCACCGGCGAACTCGCCCCGGCGGGCACCGTCACCGAGGCCTTCGCCTGGCTGGTCACCCTGGTCACCACCGGCATCGCGGGCGGCTCCGCCGTCAGCGGCCTGATCCTCGCCGACGGCTCCCTCGCCGCGGCCGCCGTCAGCGCCGCGAGCGGCGTCACCCTCACCGCCCTCACCCTCGCCGCCGCGCGGCCCCTCCTGGCCCGCGACCGCGTCACCGTCCGGGCCGCGGGATAG
- a CDS encoding helix-turn-helix domain-containing protein, with translation MPEEETEETSADPRRITDLDALKVFTHTLRIELYRALFTARTATASQLADQVDEAVSLVSYHLRKLAAHGFITEAPGQSSDGRERWWKVSSERGFTFRTSDFADRPEGAAVMGEVTRQLLATRYARYAAYLDQQFAWDKEWTDASFSSEYMPRLTAQEMRRFGDELGELVMRWVDRGRAAEEAGDTEGREHVAVHLYGFPHRP, from the coding sequence ATGCCCGAGGAAGAGACGGAAGAGACCTCCGCAGACCCCCGCAGGATCACCGACCTCGACGCGCTCAAGGTCTTCACGCACACGCTGCGCATCGAGCTCTACCGCGCCCTGTTCACCGCCCGCACCGCGACCGCCTCCCAGCTGGCCGACCAGGTCGACGAGGCGGTGTCGCTGGTCAGTTACCACCTGCGCAAGCTCGCCGCGCACGGCTTCATCACCGAGGCCCCCGGGCAGAGCTCGGACGGCCGCGAGCGGTGGTGGAAGGTCAGCTCCGAGCGCGGATTCACCTTCCGCACCTCGGACTTCGCCGACCGCCCCGAGGGCGCCGCCGTCATGGGCGAGGTGACCCGGCAGCTGCTCGCCACCCGGTACGCGCGCTACGCCGCCTACCTCGACCAGCAGTTCGCCTGGGACAAGGAGTGGACCGACGCGTCCTTCAGCTCCGAGTACATGCCCCGGCTCACCGCGCAGGAGATGCGCCGGTTCGGCGATGAGCTGGGCGAGCTGGTCATGCGCTGGGTCGACCGTGGGCGCGCCGCCGAGGAGGCGGGCGACACCGAGGGCCGTGAGCACGTCGCGGTGCACCTGTACGGATTCCCCCACCGGCCGTGA
- a CDS encoding MFS transporter gives MTAPATAAPSLSPSRAPAHRDANVLRWLAAFTASLVGDAVWFLALSWAATRAGDPGRAGLVLAAAAVPRAVLMLGGGVLADRFGPRRIVIGSDLTRCAVMFAAAALLALTTPGLWALAVVAVLFGAVDAVFLPAVGALPTRITGPDQLGRLHGMKGIAMRVGNVAGASLGGTAVATGGAPTAFAVAGVLFAVSLVLLLAVRVAPLPPDDRAAQAGGTPWRELVDGLRHIRGRRALTALMVVIAVGELGFTGPFNIGLVLVAADRGWGAAGLGWIVSGFGAGAGAASLLLTVRGRLPRAGLAQACCLGLGAVAVAAFAFVPALPGAVAVAVVIGLVAGLSGALCGALLQTLTDPAYLGRVSSVAALFSLGVAPMSYPLTGAAIGAWGPQPVFVASAAVAAAGAVAGLAAPALRRAELARRPG, from the coding sequence ATGACGGCGCCCGCCACCGCCGCACCGTCCCTGTCCCCTTCCCGTGCCCCCGCCCACCGGGACGCCAACGTCCTGCGCTGGCTCGCCGCCTTCACCGCCTCGCTCGTCGGCGACGCCGTGTGGTTCCTCGCCCTGTCCTGGGCCGCCACCCGCGCCGGGGACCCCGGGCGGGCCGGCCTGGTCCTCGCGGCGGCCGCCGTGCCGCGCGCGGTGCTGATGCTCGGTGGGGGAGTGCTGGCCGACCGGTTCGGGCCGCGACGCATCGTCATCGGCAGTGATCTGACCCGGTGCGCGGTGATGTTCGCGGCGGCCGCGCTGCTCGCCCTCACCACCCCCGGGCTGTGGGCGCTGGCCGTGGTCGCGGTGCTCTTCGGCGCCGTGGACGCGGTGTTCCTGCCCGCCGTCGGCGCCCTGCCGACGCGCATCACCGGCCCGGACCAACTGGGCCGCCTGCACGGGATGAAGGGCATCGCGATGCGGGTCGGCAACGTGGCCGGCGCCTCGCTCGGCGGCACGGCCGTCGCGACCGGCGGCGCCCCCACCGCGTTCGCCGTCGCGGGCGTGCTGTTCGCGGTCTCGCTCGTGCTGCTGCTGGCCGTCCGCGTGGCCCCGCTGCCGCCCGACGACCGGGCCGCACAGGCGGGCGGCACCCCGTGGCGGGAGCTGGTGGACGGCCTGCGCCACATCCGCGGACGGCGCGCGCTCACCGCACTCATGGTCGTCATCGCGGTCGGCGAGCTCGGTTTCACCGGGCCGTTCAACATCGGCCTCGTGCTGGTCGCCGCCGACCGGGGCTGGGGCGCCGCCGGGCTCGGCTGGATCGTCAGCGGCTTCGGTGCCGGCGCGGGTGCCGCCTCACTGCTGCTGACGGTGCGCGGCCGGCTGCCGCGCGCCGGACTGGCCCAGGCCTGCTGTCTGGGGCTGGGGGCGGTCGCGGTGGCCGCCTTCGCCTTCGTCCCGGCGCTGCCGGGGGCGGTCGCCGTGGCCGTCGTGATCGGCCTCGTGGCGGGACTGAGCGGCGCACTGTGCGGAGCCCTGCTGCAGACCCTCACCGACCCCGCCTACCTCGGCCGGGTCAGTTCGGTGGCCGCGCTGTTCTCGCTCGGCGTCGCCCCGATGAGCTACCCGCTCACCGGGGCCGCCATCGGCGCCTGGGGTCCGCAGCCGGTGTTCGTCGCCAGTGCGGCGGTCGCGGCCGCGGGGGCCGTCGCGGGACTCGCCGCGCCGGCGCTGCGGCGGGCGGAACTCGCCCGCCGCCCCGGGTAG
- a CDS encoding TIGR03085 family metal-binding protein: MSTHAQRERLLLADLLESAGPEAPTLCEGWTTRDLAAHIVVRERRGDASAGLVIPFLADRSERVRKEFAERPFQELIRLIRTGPPRLSPFALKQIDEAANTVEFFVHAEDVRRAQPDWSPRELDPVFAELLWSRLERSARLLGRKAPVGVVLRRPDGQTAVAHRGAPVVTVTGEPGELLLFAFGRQDSARVETEGDKDAVTRLYDARLGITA, from the coding sequence ATGTCGACTCATGCCCAGCGTGAACGTCTGCTCCTCGCCGACCTGCTGGAGAGTGCCGGACCCGAGGCGCCAACCCTCTGTGAGGGCTGGACCACCCGCGACCTCGCCGCCCACATCGTGGTGCGGGAGCGCCGCGGTGACGCCTCGGCCGGCCTGGTCATCCCCTTCCTCGCGGACCGGTCGGAGCGTGTGCGCAAGGAGTTCGCGGAACGGCCCTTCCAGGAACTGATCCGGCTGATCCGCACCGGGCCGCCGCGGCTGTCGCCGTTCGCCCTCAAGCAGATCGACGAGGCGGCCAACACCGTCGAGTTCTTCGTCCACGCCGAGGACGTGCGCCGGGCCCAGCCGGACTGGTCGCCGCGCGAACTGGACCCCGTCTTCGCCGAACTGCTCTGGTCCCGGCTGGAGCGCTCCGCCCGGCTGCTGGGCCGCAAGGCCCCGGTCGGCGTGGTGCTGCGCCGTCCGGACGGGCAGACCGCGGTGGCGCACCGCGGCGCCCCGGTCGTCACGGTCACCGGGGAGCCCGGCGAGCTGCTGCTGTTCGCCTTCGGCCGGCAGGACTCCGCCCGGGTGGAGACCGAGGGCGACAAGGACGCGGTGACCCGGCTGTACGACGCCAGGCTCGGGATCACCGCCTGA
- the hisI gene encoding phosphoribosyl-AMP cyclohydrolase, with protein sequence MESPLDPAVAARLKRTADGLVPAVAQQYDTGEVLMLGWMDDEALHRTLTTGRCTYWSRSRQEYWVKGDTSGHVQHVKSVALDCDGDTILVKVDQVGAACHTGDRTCFDAGELPLA encoded by the coding sequence ATGGAATCCCCGCTCGACCCAGCCGTCGCCGCCCGTCTCAAGCGCACCGCCGACGGCCTCGTCCCCGCCGTCGCGCAGCAGTACGACACCGGCGAAGTCCTCATGCTCGGATGGATGGACGACGAGGCGCTGCACCGCACCCTCACCACCGGCCGCTGCACCTACTGGAGCCGCAGCCGCCAGGAGTACTGGGTCAAGGGCGACACCTCCGGGCACGTCCAGCACGTGAAGTCCGTGGCCCTGGACTGCGACGGCGACACGATCCTCGTCAAGGTCGACCAGGTCGGCGCGGCCTGCCACACCGGCGACCGCACCTGCTTCGACGCGGGCGAACTGCCGCTGGCCTGA
- a CDS encoding anthranilate synthase component I, protein MTTGTVTPDLDTFRKLAQDRRVIPVSRKLLADGDTPVGLYRKLAAERPGTFLLESAENGRSWSRYSFVGVRSAATLTERDGQAHWLGTPPVGVPAGGDPLEALRATIEALHTPRDLHDDAGLPPFTGGMVGYLGYDVVRRLERIGDHARDDLGLPELTMLLTSDLAVLDHWDGSVLLIANAINHNDLDTGVDEAHAEAVRRLDAMTADLARPVDSAPAELPPSRLPEEVTSRFGGAAYQAAVETAKEYIRAGDAFQVVPSQRFETPCPASALDVYRVLRATNPSPYMYLLRFDGFDVVGSSPEALVKVEDGRAMVHPIAGTRPRGATPQEDQALADELLADPKERAEHLMLVDLGRNDLGRVCEPGSVEVVDFMSIERYSHVMHIVSTVTGSLGAGRTAFDVLTACFPAGTLSGAPKPRAMQIIDELEPTRRGLYGGAVGYLDFAGDSDTAIAIRTAVLRDGTAYVQAGAGIVADSDPVSEDTECRNKAAAVLRAVATAGRMRGGA, encoded by the coding sequence ATGACCACGGGCACCGTCACCCCCGACCTCGACACCTTCCGCAAGCTGGCGCAGGACCGCCGTGTCATCCCGGTCAGCAGGAAGCTGCTGGCCGACGGGGACACCCCGGTCGGCCTGTACCGGAAGCTCGCCGCCGAGCGTCCCGGCACCTTCCTGCTGGAGTCCGCGGAGAACGGCCGCTCGTGGTCCCGCTACTCGTTCGTCGGCGTCCGCAGCGCCGCCACCTTGACCGAGCGCGACGGCCAGGCCCACTGGCTCGGCACGCCGCCGGTCGGCGTGCCGGCCGGCGGCGACCCGCTGGAGGCGCTGCGGGCCACGATCGAGGCCCTGCACACCCCGCGCGACCTGCACGACGACGCCGGCCTGCCGCCGTTCACCGGGGGCATGGTCGGCTACCTCGGCTACGACGTCGTACGCCGCCTGGAGCGCATCGGCGACCACGCCCGCGACGACCTGGGCCTGCCCGAGCTCACGATGCTGCTCACCTCCGACCTGGCGGTGCTCGACCACTGGGACGGCTCGGTGCTGTTGATCGCCAACGCGATCAACCACAACGACCTCGACACCGGCGTCGACGAGGCGCACGCCGAGGCCGTGCGGCGGCTCGACGCCATGACCGCCGACCTGGCCCGTCCCGTGGACTCCGCGCCCGCCGAGCTGCCGCCGTCCCGGCTGCCGGAGGAGGTCACCTCGCGCTTCGGCGGCGCCGCGTACCAGGCCGCGGTGGAGACGGCCAAGGAGTACATCCGGGCCGGCGACGCCTTCCAGGTCGTGCCCTCGCAGCGGTTCGAGACGCCCTGCCCGGCGAGCGCGCTCGACGTCTACCGCGTGCTGCGGGCGACCAACCCCTCCCCCTACATGTACCTGCTGCGCTTCGACGGCTTCGACGTCGTCGGCTCCAGCCCCGAGGCGCTGGTGAAGGTCGAGGACGGCCGGGCCATGGTGCACCCCATCGCGGGCACCCGCCCGCGCGGCGCGACGCCCCAGGAGGACCAGGCGCTCGCCGACGAACTGCTCGCCGACCCCAAGGAGCGCGCCGAGCACCTGATGCTCGTCGACCTGGGCCGCAACGACCTCGGGAGGGTCTGCGAGCCCGGCAGCGTCGAGGTCGTCGACTTCATGTCGATCGAGCGGTACAGCCACGTCATGCACATCGTCTCCACCGTCACCGGCAGCCTCGGCGCCGGCCGCACGGCCTTCGACGTCCTCACCGCCTGCTTCCCCGCGGGCACCCTGTCGGGGGCGCCCAAGCCGCGCGCGATGCAGATCATCGACGAGCTCGAGCCCACCCGGCGCGGGCTGTACGGCGGCGCCGTGGGCTACCTCGACTTCGCCGGGGACTCCGACACCGCCATCGCCATCCGCACCGCGGTGCTGCGCGACGGAACCGCCTACGTCCAGGCCGGCGCCGGCATCGTCGCCGACTCCGACCCGGTCAGCGAGGACACCGAGTGCCGGAACAAGGCCGCCGCGGTGCTCCGCGCCGTCGCCACGGCGGGCCGGATGCGCGGCGGGGCGTGA